In Aquimarina sp. TRL1, a single window of DNA contains:
- a CDS encoding glycoside hydrolase family 3 N-terminal domain-containing protein, whose protein sequence is MKKTTQFLIALLLPLSIVAQQQFSLQDFYSSDSLLTAKVDSVYNSLSEQERIAQMIITSAGELGKSVATVNKLASANKIGGVVFLKGYKKKHIQHINTLNSISKKNNSIPLLFSMDAEPSLFSSRIKGAKNVGKTIDIKTVEQSDQVTSTINKELKEIGVHHNYAPVLDVSAANEAIKSRSYGSNKDTVVALANRFILHTQKEGIIATAKHFPGHGLVKGDTHKRSVYIDGPLQEVANYKKIIEDGVLSIMIAHITIQNNDKYATDGIPSSCSRKIVTGLLKEEMGFKGIIISDALNIMKAVTILKNAPLLASKAGCDLILMPQNEERTMQNIYKETLSDPAYKKQVATSVKKIIRLKICAGIIQ, encoded by the coding sequence ATGAAAAAAACCACTCAATTCCTTATTGCTTTACTCCTTCCATTATCAATTGTTGCCCAACAGCAGTTTTCTCTACAAGATTTCTATTCCTCAGATTCCTTATTGACTGCCAAGGTAGATTCTGTATATAATAGTCTAAGTGAACAAGAACGAATTGCACAAATGATCATTACCTCAGCCGGAGAACTGGGAAAATCTGTAGCAACCGTTAATAAGTTAGCTTCTGCTAACAAAATAGGAGGAGTCGTTTTCTTAAAAGGCTATAAAAAGAAACATATCCAACATATCAATACGCTCAATAGCATCAGCAAAAAAAATAACTCCATCCCTTTATTATTTAGTATGGATGCAGAACCTAGTTTATTCAGTAGCAGAATAAAAGGAGCCAAAAATGTTGGCAAAACTATTGACATCAAAACAGTTGAACAATCTGATCAGGTTACCAGTACTATTAATAAAGAACTCAAAGAAATTGGTGTACATCATAACTATGCTCCTGTTCTTGATGTTAGTGCTGCCAATGAAGCAATTAAATCAAGAAGTTATGGCAGTAATAAAGACACTGTAGTAGCACTTGCCAACCGGTTTATTCTTCATACTCAAAAAGAAGGAATTATTGCCACTGCAAAACATTTTCCAGGACATGGACTGGTAAAAGGAGATACTCACAAAAGAAGTGTATATATAGATGGACCATTACAAGAGGTTGCTAACTACAAAAAAATTATTGAAGATGGCGTTCTTTCAATCATGATTGCTCATATAACAATACAAAACAATGACAAATATGCCACTGATGGTATCCCGTCTAGCTGTTCTCGAAAAATTGTAACCGGACTATTAAAAGAAGAAATGGGATTCAAAGGGATTATCATTTCTGATGCTCTAAACATCATGAAAGCGGTTACTATTCTAAAAAACGCTCCTTTATTAGCATCAAAGGCAGGTTGTGATCTCATTTTAATGCCTCAAAATGAAGAACGAACGATGCAAAATATCTATAAGGAAACCCTTTCTGATCCTGCTTATAAAAAACAGGTTGCTACCTCTGTAAAAAAAATAATTCGTTTAAAAATCTGCGCGGGAATTATTCAATAA
- a CDS encoding SPOR domain-containing protein yields the protein MNTATYISELLYRYECVIIPDFGAFLTKRESASIHSATNAFYPPKKLISFNRQLQNNDGLLANYIASAEQISYTDAISKIQRYVASLKNELTNGKRVSIEGIGSFFVSIEDTLQFEPFEQHNYLTEAFGLSSFVSPTIQREIYKEETESLEEKAPIAFTPEKRRERPYLKYAAVLAIAIGVSGFFGVKKYNDQTITYNDNEHKEATETIKQRIQEATFEISSPLPAISLSTLKEEAPSKAHKYHIVAGAFRFIDNANKKIEELQEKGFSPRLIGINQFGLHQVSYVSFSTRQEALTALQEIKNTNDKRAWLLVKELP from the coding sequence ATGAATACAGCTACTTATATAAGTGAACTTTTATACCGCTATGAATGTGTTATTATTCCTGATTTTGGTGCTTTTTTGACCAAAAGGGAGTCGGCTTCTATTCACAGTGCTACGAATGCTTTTTACCCTCCAAAAAAACTGATCTCTTTTAATCGTCAGTTACAGAATAATGATGGGTTATTAGCGAACTATATTGCTTCTGCAGAACAAATCTCCTATACGGATGCCATTTCTAAAATTCAGCGATATGTAGCTTCTTTAAAAAATGAACTTACTAACGGAAAACGTGTTTCTATAGAAGGAATTGGTTCTTTCTTTGTTTCGATAGAAGACACTCTTCAATTCGAACCTTTTGAGCAACACAATTACCTGACTGAAGCTTTTGGACTTAGCTCTTTTGTTTCTCCTACAATTCAAAGAGAAATCTATAAAGAAGAAACTGAGTCTCTAGAAGAAAAGGCGCCTATTGCCTTCACTCCTGAAAAACGTCGTGAGCGTCCTTACCTAAAATATGCAGCAGTTTTAGCAATAGCTATTGGTGTGAGTGGTTTTTTTGGTGTAAAGAAATACAATGATCAGACAATCACTTATAATGATAATGAGCATAAAGAAGCCACTGAAACTATCAAACAACGGATACAGGAAGCTACTTTTGAAATTAGTAGCCCACTTCCTGCTATAAGCTTATCTACACTAAAAGAAGAAGCGCCCTCGAAAGCACATAAATATCATATAGTTGCAGGAGCATTCCGGTTTATAGATAATGCTAACAAAAAAATAGAAGAGTTGCAAGAAAAAGGATTCTCGCCACGACTTATCGGAATTAATCAGTTCGGTCTTCATCAAGTATCTTACGTTAGTTTTTCTACCAGACAAGAGGCATTAACAGCACTACAGGAAATAAAAAACACCAATGATAAAAGAGCTTGGTTATTAGTAAAAGAACTACCATAA
- a CDS encoding acyl-CoA thioesterase — protein MEARYPSESLTVLTDLVLPGETNPLNNLFGGELLARMDRAAGISAGRHSRRIVVTASVNHVAFNKSVPLGSVVTVEAKVSRAFRTSMEVVIDVWVEDRQSGEKTKANEAIYTFVAVNETGTPVSVPPIKPQTELEKKRFDAALRRKQLSLVLAGKMKPDDATELKALFVAQENK, from the coding sequence ATGGAAGCAAGATACCCCTCAGAATCTCTAACTGTTTTAACAGATCTTGTATTACCAGGAGAAACAAACCCATTGAATAACCTTTTTGGAGGAGAACTTCTAGCTAGAATGGATAGAGCTGCAGGTATTTCTGCAGGAAGGCATTCCAGAAGAATTGTCGTTACTGCATCAGTAAATCATGTTGCGTTTAACAAAAGTGTTCCTTTGGGGAGTGTAGTTACTGTAGAAGCAAAAGTTTCAAGAGCTTTTAGAACCTCTATGGAGGTGGTTATCGATGTTTGGGTAGAAGACAGACAAAGCGGTGAAAAAACAAAAGCAAACGAAGCTATTTATACCTTTGTAGCTGTTAATGAAACAGGAACTCCTGTTTCTGTTCCTCCTATAAAACCACAAACAGAATTAGAGAAAAAACGTTTTGACGCCGCACTGAGGCGTAAACAACTAAGCTTAGTACTTGCCGGCAAAATGAAACCGGATGATGCTACTGAATTAAAAGCGCTTTTTGTTGCTCAGGAAAACAAATAA
- a CDS encoding nuclear transport factor 2 family protein, translating into MDELIQNFYTAFQERDATKMNACYHSNVTFSDPVFGTLKGEQAKKMWRMLCKNGKDLRVEFSDVKATEKEASANWKAQYTFSKTGRAVTNTIRASFVFKDGKIIEHHDEFNIRNWAGQALGWKGKLLGGTSFFRKKLRKQVLNMLDRFEK; encoded by the coding sequence ATGGATGAATTAATTCAGAATTTTTACACAGCATTTCAGGAACGTGATGCTACAAAAATGAACGCTTGTTATCACAGCAATGTTACTTTTAGTGATCCGGTTTTTGGAACGCTTAAAGGAGAACAGGCAAAAAAGATGTGGCGAATGCTTTGCAAAAACGGAAAGGATCTCCGCGTGGAGTTTTCTGATGTAAAAGCCACAGAAAAAGAAGCTTCTGCTAATTGGAAAGCGCAATATACATTTAGTAAAACAGGACGGGCTGTCACCAATACAATTCGTGCTTCTTTTGTTTTTAAGGACGGCAAAATTATAGAACACCATGATGAGTTTAACATCCGTAACTGGGCTGGTCAGGCATTAGGGTGGAAAGGAAAACTATTAGGAGGAACTTCTTTTTTCAGAAAAAAACTTAGAAAACAGGTACTGAATATGCTTGATCGATTTGAAAAATAG
- the dprA gene encoding DNA-processing protein DprA, which produces MEEKLKAVMILKKAANLGDSSIKKMIQAVGSAEGVLKEKAANLLKIEGIGSQRIHDIQNPAYEAAVEEELCFIRNNAIDCYLYDAPDYPYRLKQCLDGPVLLFGRGNICMTQKNVISIVGTRRATSYGIRFCEELIEMLAPLDPIIVSGFAYGIDITAQRAALNAGLQTIGCLAHGLNQLYPKTHKKYTTAIEENGGFFTDYWSTDLFDRKNFLGRNRIIAGISEATVVIESANKGGSLVTAELAHSYNRDVFAVPGRVTDVYSQGCNMLIKTQKAHVLTTAADLIYMLNWELEEKQQQAQQKQLFVTLDEEEKTIFHFLENNNKELLDHIALHCHMPTFKVASLLLTMELKGVVRPLPGKRFELI; this is translated from the coding sequence ATGGAAGAGAAGCTAAAAGCTGTAATGATTTTAAAAAAAGCAGCAAATTTAGGAGATAGTTCAATTAAGAAAATGATACAAGCTGTTGGAAGTGCAGAAGGAGTACTGAAAGAAAAAGCAGCGAATCTTCTTAAAATTGAAGGAATTGGCAGTCAGCGGATACATGACATACAGAATCCGGCATATGAGGCAGCGGTAGAAGAGGAGCTTTGTTTTATCAGAAATAATGCAATTGATTGTTATTTGTATGATGCTCCTGACTATCCCTATAGACTAAAGCAATGTTTGGATGGTCCGGTTTTATTATTTGGGAGAGGGAACATATGTATGACACAAAAAAACGTAATCAGTATTGTTGGTACTAGAAGGGCTACAAGCTATGGTATTCGGTTTTGTGAAGAGCTTATAGAAATGTTAGCTCCTTTGGATCCGATAATTGTATCTGGTTTTGCGTATGGAATTGATATCACAGCACAGCGAGCAGCTTTAAATGCTGGTTTGCAGACGATCGGTTGTCTGGCACATGGATTAAACCAACTATACCCTAAAACACATAAAAAATATACAACTGCTATTGAAGAGAATGGTGGTTTTTTTACAGATTATTGGAGTACAGACCTGTTTGATAGAAAGAATTTTTTAGGTAGAAATCGCATTATTGCAGGAATCAGTGAAGCGACAGTAGTTATAGAAAGTGCAAATAAAGGAGGATCTCTGGTAACAGCAGAGTTAGCACATTCTTATAACAGAGATGTTTTTGCTGTACCAGGACGTGTTACTGATGTATACAGTCAAGGGTGTAATATGCTTATCAAAACACAAAAAGCGCATGTATTGACCACGGCTGCCGATTTGATTTATATGCTCAATTGGGAATTAGAAGAGAAACAACAACAGGCGCAACAAAAGCAATTGTTCGTGACCCTAGATGAAGAAGAGAAAACAATATTTCATTTTTTGGAAAACAATAACAAAGAATTATTAGATCATATTGCTCTTCATTGTCATATGCCTACATTTAAAGTTGCTTCTCTTTTACTTACAATGGAACTAAAAGGAGTAGTTCGTCCGCTACCAGGAAAACGTTTCGAACTTATCTAA
- a CDS encoding sulfurtransferase, with protein sequence MKKITLSSPIVSAAWLAEHLDHPDIIILDASIKKVTASDHVSVTSQIKNARFFDIKNTFSDKTNSIPNMLPTPEVFAKGCEELGISSDHTIIIYDTLGIYSSPRAWWMFKTMGHENVAVLDGGLPVWVKSGYPTTSVEKRSHFSTTHFKTSFRPEHVASVTDIMNSIHHTDNCILDARSKGRFEATAPEPRADLKGGHIPNSISLPYTSVLSDDGTILSTAQLQSLFNSLPIANKKLIFSCGSGITACIILLASQLAGYPMGVIYDGSWSEWGQLPNVPITS encoded by the coding sequence ATGAAAAAAATTACGCTTTCTTCTCCTATTGTTTCTGCTGCGTGGCTAGCAGAACACCTAGATCATCCTGACATTATCATTCTGGATGCCAGTATAAAAAAAGTAACTGCATCTGATCATGTATCAGTTACTTCTCAGATAAAGAATGCACGTTTTTTCGATATTAAAAACACTTTTTCGGACAAGACAAATTCAATTCCAAATATGCTTCCAACGCCAGAGGTATTTGCCAAAGGTTGTGAAGAATTAGGAATTTCCTCTGATCATACCATAATCATATATGACACATTGGGAATTTATAGTAGTCCCAGGGCTTGGTGGATGTTCAAAACAATGGGGCACGAAAATGTAGCTGTTTTAGATGGAGGACTTCCTGTTTGGGTAAAATCAGGATACCCTACAACCTCTGTAGAGAAGAGATCTCATTTTTCTACTACTCATTTCAAAACATCATTCCGCCCTGAACACGTAGCCTCTGTTACTGATATTATGAATAGTATCCACCATACAGACAACTGTATATTAGACGCTCGTTCTAAAGGGCGTTTTGAAGCTACAGCCCCGGAACCAAGAGCTGATCTAAAAGGAGGTCACATTCCTAACTCTATTAGTTTACCTTATACCAGCGTCTTATCTGATGATGGAACGATATTGTCAACAGCTCAATTACAATCCTTATTTAATTCGCTGCCTATTGCTAATAAGAAATTAATTTTTAGTTGTGGATCAGGAATTACAGCTTGTATCATTTTATTAGCCTCTCAACTTGCAGGATATCCTATGGGAGTCATTTATGACGGATCCTGGAGTGAATGGGGTCAATTACCTAATGTACCTATTACCTCATAA
- a CDS encoding NAD(P)H-dependent glycerol-3-phosphate dehydrogenase yields the protein MKEKPTFAVIGGGSWATAIVKMLCENLTEVGWYMRSIYAIEHLKKQQHNPNYLSSVEFKTHQLKLTDDINEAVAYADYLIFAIPSAFLYSELKKLNTDLKGKIVFSAIKGIVPETGLIVGEHFNQEYNIPLDNIGVITGPCHAEEVALERLSYLTIASIDEKKATLMASHLESEYIKCKISDDIIGTEYAAMLKNIYSIAAGIAHGLGYGDNFQSVLMSNAIREMKRFIKKVHKMKRNINNSAYLGDLLVTGYSVFSRNRMFGNMIGKGYTVKSAQMEMNMVAEGFYATKSAYVLNESKGARTPIIDAVYNVLYNHKDPSKVFRKLADKLD from the coding sequence AACATTTGCCGTAATCGGTGGAGGAAGCTGGGCAACAGCAATCGTAAAAATGCTTTGTGAAAATCTTACAGAAGTAGGATGGTATATGAGAAGTATTTATGCAATAGAGCATCTAAAAAAACAACAACATAATCCTAATTATCTCAGCTCCGTAGAATTTAAAACGCATCAGCTCAAGCTAACTGATGATATTAATGAAGCGGTAGCCTATGCTGACTATCTGATATTTGCCATCCCTTCCGCTTTTTTATATAGTGAATTAAAAAAACTGAATACTGATCTAAAAGGTAAAATAGTTTTTTCTGCAATTAAAGGAATTGTCCCTGAAACAGGGCTGATTGTAGGGGAACATTTTAATCAGGAGTATAACATCCCATTAGATAACATCGGTGTGATTACAGGACCTTGTCATGCAGAAGAAGTTGCTCTGGAACGGTTATCCTATCTAACGATTGCTAGTATTGATGAGAAAAAAGCCACTTTAATGGCTTCTCATTTGGAAAGCGAATATATAAAGTGTAAAATCAGTGATGACATCATCGGAACTGAGTATGCTGCTATGCTCAAAAACATATATTCTATTGCTGCAGGTATTGCCCATGGACTAGGGTATGGAGATAATTTTCAGAGTGTATTAATGAGTAATGCCATTCGGGAAATGAAACGCTTTATCAAGAAAGTTCATAAAATGAAGCGAAATATTAACAATTCTGCTTATTTAGGAGATCTATTAGTGACCGGATATTCCGTTTTTTCCAGAAATCGTATGTTTGGAAATATGATTGGGAAAGGCTATACCGTAAAAAGTGCTCAAATGGAAATGAATATGGTGGCAGAAGGTTTTTACGCAACTAAAAGTGCTTATGTGCTCAATGAGTCTAAAGGAGCAAGGACTCCTATTATCGACGCTGTTTATAACGTCCTATACAATCATAAAGATCCTAGTAAGGTTTTTAGAAAATTAGCCGATAAACTGGATTAA
- a CDS encoding polysaccharide deacetylase family protein: MYRILCIGSLFLLQSLAAQKNFVSITIDDVPNIQLLEKTNFSSELLRKIDSMQLPVAIFINEGFLYQNKNYHQNYNQLVQWITNKNVTSGNHTYGHTAYEQYSSFTEDIIKGAVITKEVLAQQEDSLKYFRFPYNNLGKDSISQKKMAHFLSRKGYTITPFTIESEDWLFNTLYENALQKKDFKNARYIGDTYLSYTLNVFEYHQKLSQDQYKRNIRHIFLCHDNVLNTDYLPKIIKHLQSKEYRFISIKEALEDPVYSSKNTYYKKWGISWMYRWIQDPKKRSKLLKAAPDNKEMNKMYNQLLESH; this comes from the coding sequence ATGTATAGAATCCTATGTATTGGCAGTTTATTTTTACTTCAATCATTAGCTGCCCAAAAGAATTTTGTTTCTATAACCATTGATGATGTACCGAATATACAATTACTCGAAAAAACCAATTTTTCTTCTGAATTATTACGAAAAATAGATAGCATGCAATTGCCTGTAGCAATTTTTATCAACGAAGGATTTCTCTATCAAAACAAAAACTACCATCAGAATTACAATCAACTTGTCCAATGGATTACGAACAAAAATGTAACTTCAGGAAATCATACATATGGACATACGGCATACGAACAATACAGCTCCTTTACCGAAGACATTATTAAAGGAGCGGTAATTACCAAAGAAGTTTTGGCACAACAGGAAGACAGTCTGAAATACTTTAGATTTCCGTATAATAATCTGGGAAAAGACAGTATTTCTCAGAAGAAAATGGCGCACTTTCTTTCTCGCAAAGGGTATACAATTACCCCTTTTACCATAGAAAGTGAGGACTGGCTTTTTAATACATTGTATGAAAATGCGTTGCAAAAAAAAGATTTTAAAAATGCGAGATATATTGGAGATACATATCTTTCATACACCCTGAATGTATTTGAGTACCATCAAAAACTATCACAAGATCAATACAAACGAAACATACGGCATATTTTCTTATGTCATGATAACGTGTTAAACACAGATTATCTCCCTAAAATCATCAAGCATTTGCAATCCAAAGAATATCGTTTCATATCAATAAAAGAAGCATTAGAAGATCCCGTATACTCTTCTAAAAACACATATTATAAAAAATGGGGTATTTCCTGGATGTATCGGTGGATTCAAGATCCAAAAAAGAGAAGCAAATTATTAAAAGCTGCTCCTGATAATAAAGAAATGAATAAGATGTACAATCAACTGTTAGAATCACATTAG